Below is a window of Simkaniaceae bacterium DNA.
CGGCGCACCGATGGTCGATCGGGCCGAAGGCCCTTTACCGAACCGACGCGCTATTGACAATAGGCAGAGGTGAGGTAAATCGACCAAGCGGGGATGCCGGCGACAAAAAAAACAACTCTTGAATGACGAGCGGTATATAATCTGATCGGTTTTCAATGCAATATCTTGATCTAAAATAGCAGCTGCATCTGCTTTGTTGCATAATTCGATAAACTATCAGGTTATTGACCATAAGGACTTTAACAACCACAGAGAGCACAGAGAAAAATCAAGAAAATGCACATTCCGGTACCTCTGTGCTCTCTGTGGTAAAAACTAATAATGAGCATGTTAGATAAAAATGAATTATGCAACAACGCCAATTTGAGGTATTATCGGAGTCGAGATAATATATTAAAGTGAAGTATCCCGGCTTTGAACGATCATAATCTACCCACTCTTTATCACATCGCGCTGCAAGAAACTTCAATTTTAAAACAGCTGCAAATCGAAGAGGCGCTCCTTAGAACGTGCGATCAAAATTATATGATTACAAATACGGGCTCTTCTCCCGCTATTGTAATGGGCATTTCAGGTAAACCCGATGAGCTGATTGATCTCAAGGAGGCCCAAAACCTCCATATTCCGATCATCAAACGCTTTTCCGGCGGAGGAACTGTTGTCGTAGATGACAACACGCTATTTGTCAGCTTTATTTTTAATAGTGCCGCTCACCCCTTCAAACCCTTCCCCCAACCCATCATGGAATGGAGCTCAACCCTCTATCACTCTTTTATTCCCAATGCAATGCTTCGAGAAAATGATTACGTCATCGGCAATCGCAAATTTGGCGGCAATGCACAATACCTCAAAAAGGGGCGCTGGCTTCATCATTCCACTCTTCTTTGGGATTACAACCCCACTTTAATGAACCTCTTGCGACATCCCGCTAAAACCCCCGCCTACCGCCTCGCCCGCTCACACGAGGATTTTATTACCCCTCTAAAAGAATACCTGTGCGATCGCTCTTTTTTCTTTACGTCGGTTCTTAAAGCACTTTCACAAAACTTTACGATTGCGCCTCTCCCGCTTACCGCTATCCAATATCGGCTCGCAAATGAGCACCGCCAATCTACTCAACTCATTCCGATAAAAAAGATCTTTTTTTGAGCTTAAAATTTCTTTTTATGCATAATCCCGTTATGATCTTTTTTTTCATAATGAGGTTGTCATGACAACAAGCTCCACCCTGATCTCTCAAAGGTATATTTGGGCACGCGTCCATTCTCTGATGGGACTTGGTATTGTTTTATTTTTGATGGAACATCTCATCACCAATTCCCAAGCGGCGTTGATGATCGGACAAGATGGAGCGGGTTTTATCCGCATGGTCAATTGGCTCCATGATGTCCCTTACTTACATGTTGTCGAAATTCTTCTCATTGGCATCCCCATTTTGTTTCATGCCGGATTCGGAGTCTACTATGCTGTCTTAGGGCGTTTTAATTCGATGCGATCCAATGGATCCCGTCCTATCATGCAATATAAACGCAATCACGCATACACCTGGCAGCGACTAACTTCGTGGATTTTGCTCATCGGCATCGCTTTGCACGTGTTTTATATGCGTTTTCTCATTTATCCTATTGAATCAAAGGATAATAAACAGACCTATTACCTAACACGTATGAATATGGATGAAGGGCTCTATTCTCTTTGCGATCGCCTGAATGTGCGCCTCTTTAATATCAGCGCTATTTCAAATGAAAAAAATGCCCTTGCGGCTATGGCATCGAAAATGTCTCTTGTCGATCAAAAGCTTCAAGAGATAAAGCATAATAAACTAGAGGCCGACCACTTCTCCTTTGACCCCGAATCGGCTAGCATTTACGATAGCCTTCAGCGCTTTCAGGAAAAAAAAGAATGGGTTAGGTCTTTAGAAGAGCGGCCTATTGATCAATACCAAGTGATTGCCGCAGCAAATAGCTTTGGAACAGCGACTCTTCTCAATGTCAGAGAGTCATTTAAAAGCCCCATTAAAAGTAGTCTTTACACTGTTTTTGTCATTGCGGCCGTCTTTCATGCCTTTAATGGCTTTTGGACATTTTTAATGACCTGGGGCGCCATTTTAAAAATGGGAACTCAACACGTCTTTACTAAAATTGCCTTAGCGCTAATGATCCTATTCGGATTTTTAGGATTAGCAGCCATTTGGGGCAGTTACTGGATTAATCTTAGGAGTTAAGCGATCATGGTGCAAAATGTGAAAAAAGAAGTCATTGTCGTCGGTGGTGGCCTAGGGGGATTGTCAACAGCAATGAAACTCGCTGAACTCGGTTGCCATGTCAAAATCGTTTCCGTGACCCATGTTAAGCGCTCCCACTCCGTTTGTGCCCAAGGAGGAGTGAATGCCGCCATGAATATGCGCTCAGAACACGACTCTCCTCTTATTCACGCTTATGAGACCATTAAGGGAGGAGATTTTCTTGCAAATCAACCCCCGGTTGTTGAGATGTGCCTGACAGCACCCAAAATCATTCAAATGTTTGATCGATTTGGTTGTACATTCAATCGCTCGCCTGAAGGCGGACTTGATTTCCGACGCTTTGGCGGAACTTTTTATAACCGGACAGCTTTTGCAGGCAGTTCAACGGGCCAACAAATGCTCTACTCTCTTGACGAACAGGTGCGCCGTTTTGAAGCCTTAGGACAAATTGAAAAATTTGAACATCACGAATTTATGCGGCTGGTGATCGATGACGATGGCCTCTCAAGAGGCATTGTCATGATGAACTTATTTAATCTCGAACTCATGCTTCTCAAAGCCGATGCCGTTGTGATTGCAACAGGTGGTCTTGGCTATATGTTTAAAGCGACCACGAATTCCACATTTTGTACCGGAGCTGCGAATGCCAGGCTCTACATGCAAGGAATGAAATATGCCAATGGCGAATTTATTCAAATCCATCCAACCGCCATCCCGGGATATGACAAACTGCGCCTCATGACCGAAACATTGCGCGGTGGCGGTGGACGCATTTGGGTTTATGGCGATTCAAATAAAAAAGCGATCAACCCGGAAGGCAAAGAAGTCGTCTGTGGACAAACGGGCGAACCTTGGTATTTCTTAGAAGAATTCTATCCCGACATTGGAAATCTCGTCCCCCGCGATATCGCTGCACGAGAGATTGTAAAAATCGTCTCGCTTGGACTTGGCATTGACGGACAAAAACAGGTCTATTTAGATGTCCGCCATTTTTCTGATGAGCTGAAGGAAAAATATGCTTCCGTATTGGAAATCTATCGCAAGTTCACCGGAGAGGATCCTTCCAAAGTACCTATGAAAATTTTCCCCGGTGTCCATTATTCTATGGGAGGCGCTTGGGTTGATTGGCCTGCAGCCGATGACCCCGATCGCTTTGAGCGTTTCCGACAAATGACAAATATCCGCGGGTGTTTTGCCGTTGGCGAAGCCGATTATCAATACCATGGAGCCAATCGCCTCGGTGGCAACTCACTGATGTCTTGCGTCTATGGAGGTCTCGTCACGGGGATTGAAGTGAACCGCTATCTGGAAGAAGCCGTGACAAAGCACTATTCGGATCTCACAAAAGATTGTTTTGAAGCAGCTGTTGCCAAAGAACAAGCATTCAAACATGAAATCTTATCGAGAAATGGCGATGAAAACATCCACCTCTTGCACGATGAACTGGCCCATATTTTGGTACGAGATGTCACGGTGGTGCGCAATAATAAGAGCTTAGAAGAAGCCATCCAATCCATTAAAGAGATTAAAGAGCGCTATAAGCACATCACGCTCGATGACAAATCCACAACGCTTAATCAGACCTATGTCCTTGCAAATCAATTTAAAGCCATGCTCGAACTCTCTCTCATTATCACAAAAGGAGCCCTGCTCAGAAACGAATTTCGCGGCTCGCACTACAAACCCGAATTTCCTAACAGAGATGATGATAATTGGCTTAAAACAACGATCGCCGAATACGATCCAAAACAGGGGGAACCTAAAATCTCCTATGAGCCGGTTGACTTAAGACACGTTGAACCTGTAGAAAGAAAATATGTCAAAACACATCAAGGCATTCCTGAATTTAAGAATATGCCTATAAATATTGAATTACCCATATAACCGATTTGTAAGGCGGATCACATGAAGGGAAAATTTACTCTTAAGATCTTGAGAGGTGAATCGAAAAAACAATATTTCGAAGAATTTGAACTCGATAGAAAACCGCTTTATAACATGATTAGCGCCTTGATGGATATCCAGAAAAACCCCTACACTAAAACAGGGGAAAAAGTAGAGCCCATTGTTTGGGAAATGGGATGTTTAGAAGAAGTGTGCGGATCTTGCTCCATGCTGATCAATGGGAGACCAAGACAGGCATGTACTGCCATTATCGAAGATATTCTCAACGAAACAAACTCCGATACGATTACATTGGCCCCCCTATCAAAATTTTCCCTTGTACGCGATCTCTTTGTTAATCGAGAAGTGATGTTCGATCACTTAAAGAAAGTCAGAGCTTGGATCGATACGGAAGGCTCTGCAACAAACGGTTTCGGGCCTAAAATCAGCCAAGAAAAGCAGATGAAGATGTATACTCTTTCGACATGCATGACATGCGGCTGTTGCTCGGAAGCGTGCCCTCAAGTGAACCCCAAAACTCAATTTATGGGTCCGGCTCCTATCTCGCAAGTGCGCCTCTTTAATGATCATCCGACAGGACAGATGCAAAAGAGAGATCGCCTCCATGCCCTCATGCAAGAAGGGGGAATTGAAGGATGTGGTAATTCACAAAACTGCGTTCAAGTCTGTCCTAAACATATTCCATTGACCGAGTCAATCGCCGTCGCAGGACGAGATACCACCAAACAGCTCTTTTCCGATATTTTTTCTATTGAAGACCGCTCCGAATAGGGCGGGTTAAATATTGAAAAACTGAAGCGTGTTTTTCTCAGTGACCGATGCCATTTCCCCTAAACTACACCCTTTGATATCGGCTACGGCAATGAGCGTTTCCCTTAGAAAGGCCGGCTCGCACCGTTGCCCTCGCTTAGATTGTGGCGCAAGATAGGGGGCATCCGTTTCAATTAAAATATGTTCAGAGGGAACCATTTTCAAAACATTGCGTAGTGCTTCAGAACGTTTAAACGTCACAATCCCGCTAAAAGAAATCCTCCACCCCTTTTCTATTGCTCGCTTCGCTTCACTTTCCGTTCCGGTAAAGCAGTGCAGTAAAATTCTCGCTGTAGGATCGGTCGATGCGACAATCGAAAACAAATCATCAAAAGCTTCTCGACAATGAATAATAACGGGTAGGTGGAGTTCTTTTGCTAAAAGAAGATAGCGTTCTAAAAATTGTTGCTGGATTTTTTTAGGCGCATGCTCGTAATAATAATCGAGTCCCGTTTCTCCGATTGCAATGAGTTTCTCTTGCCGTGCTGCCTGTTCAAAGGCATCAAACTCTTTGTCTCCCAATGCTTCGACATCATGGGGCGTGGTCGCTCCGGCATTATAAATCATTGGGTAGCGCTCACTTAGCTTTAAACCGAGCTGTAGCGTGACAACATCCGTGCAAATATTAATGAGCCGGCTCACTCCGGCAGCTTTAGCCCGCTCAATCACCTGCTCGCTGTCATCAATGAATGCTTGCGATGAAAGGTGTAAATGGCTATCAATATAAGTGATCAAAAATAAACTCTTTTGTAAAACTTTATCGCTGACGGCGTAAAACCCCCGGCTTTAGCCATGGGGAGCTGTCAAAGGGTTTTAAACTCGACTTTGAACAAGACGAGCCTACGGCTTGGCCTCCGTTCAATGGTACTAAATTTGAACTGAATTGTCTAGGAGTCGTATGTCCTCTCTTTTTATCCTATTTGATGCCTTTACCCATTCCGACTCGATTGGAAAGTTTATTTTTATCATTTTATTTTCCCTCTCAATTGTCACATGGACCATCCTCGTGCAAAAACTCCTCCTTTTTTCCAAAGTGAGACGCACTTGCGCATTCATTTGGGAGAAACTACAACAACCATCCTCCAATCTTTTACAAATAGAGGCATTTCCAAATCAAATCCCCTATGGACACCTCATCCATATCTTAAAACAAAAAACAACGGAAGTATTAGAAAAGAGGCGATTTTTTTCTAAAGAAGACAAAGTTTTTCTCTCAAACCAAGATATTACACTGATTGAAAACCATCTCGAAATAACAACGGATATAGAACTCAAAAAACTAGGTAAAAATTTATATGTTTTACACACCATTGTCTCTCTTGCCCCCTTTGTCGGAATCTTAGGCACGGTTTGGGGGATTTTACTCTCACTCTTTGAGATGAAATCCAAACAAGGCGCCCTCTCCAATGAAGTGATCATCGGCGGACTCTCAACGGCCCTTGGAACAACCGTGATCGGATTGCTCATTGCGATCCCCGCACTCATTGCATATAACTTTTTAAAAAATGCACACCGCGGATTTTACTTGGACATGCAAGATTTTTCCCATTTTTTGCTATCTCAGCTGCGCATGCAATACCAAAAAGTAGAGTCATAGTATGAAGCGCCTCCCCTCTTCCCTTGAAACAGAGTCCGATCCCATTAATCTTACGCCCCTTCTCGATGTTCTATTTGTCGTTCTCATTTTATTCATGCTGGCTGCCCCTTTACTTCAAATCGACCATGTCAAACTCTCAAACGGCGCTCCTTCTAAAGAGAGTTTTTCCGATATCACCCCTCAAATGCTTAAAATCACAGTTTCGCGCGATAATCACATCCAATTAAATAACAAAGAAATCGCCATCCCCCTCCTCATACCCACCTTGAGAGCAATCAAAATGAAATTCCCTACATTTACCCCCATTGTCTATCACGATGAAGCGGCATCGTTTGGTACATACCAAATCCTCAAAAATGCTTTGGAGGAGGCCGGCTTTGATGAAATGGACATCATTCTTCAAGCAAAATAATTTTTGTGTTTTTCTTTTTGTTTTAACCATCCATATTGCCTTGCCCTTTGCGCTCATTTTTTTTTATCGTCCCCCCCTTAAGGTGCCGGAGCGCAAAAAAATTGTGGTTACAACCAAAGTATTACCCCCCCAACCTATCATCTACTCCCCACTACCTGCTCAAACTCAAATGATATCCATACAACCTAAGAAAAAAAAACATCCAACGCGCAAAGCCCGCGCAAAGCAGCGCTCAAAGAAATCACCATCGAGAGCCTCGATGGATCAGCTTTTTGCTAAAATTGAAGCACTTCAAACACCACAAGCTCAAAAAGAATCTCCCACCATAACAATTCAACCCGAAGAAATGACACTCCACGCCCCCCAAAATCAAAATCCTTTAGGCGAACAACTTCTCGATCTGCTTTATCGCTTAATTGAACTTCCCAAAAAAGGAAAAGTGCAAGTACAATTCACAATCATGGACAGCGGCGCATTATCACAGATTAAGATTCTCGAATCCGATGAAGATGAAAATGCTCGCTATATCTTGAAACTTTTAAACTCGCTTTGTTTACCTAAATCTTTATGCGAAGAACTATCGCTTAATCCTCCTATGACGGTGACGCTATATGGCATTGATTAAATCATGGATAGCCCTATGTTGCTTTATTTTCTCTTGTGCAAGTGCAGAAGACAATCTCATCCTATATGTCAAAGCAAAAACGGCTTTTTCAAGCGTGTATCTCTCAAAACTCATCACTCATACAACAGAGCTTCCCTCAGATTATCTCGAACAACTCTATCAAGTTTTGTATTTTGACTTTGACAATAACGGCTATTCTGAAATCAAAAAAGGCGATGCCGAGATCGACAAAATCATTACCTATAAGCCCCACGACATTGCAAATAACCCACCTGCAAAACACACGCTTCGCTTTGAGCTTGTCGGAAATATTTGGAAAACCACTCTTTTTTCTTTGATGATGAGTCTTGGTGAGGCAATGGATGATGTCTTTTTAACCGGGTCTTTGCATGACGATGTGCATCGCATCCATTTGCTCGCCGATGCCCTCCACCAAAAGATGTATAAAACACCGGGGATCGCTTCTCAAAAAATCTTATACTCTCATACCGATGAATCGAATTTAGATCTTGCTGAAGTTTTTTTAAAATACCCCGATCTTTTACCTGCTTCACAATTGACTCATGAAAAAACATTGTGCCTCAACCCCGTTATTTTACCCTCCGGAAGCCATTTTATTTTTTCTTGTTTTAAAAAGGGACAACCTAAGCTCCATGTGGCCAAATTTGATGGAAGTGAGAGCCGGCCATTTATTCAATTGCGGGGAAATCAATTACTCCCGTCGACCTCATCCCTTGGAAATTTAATCGCATTCATCTCCGATGCGAGCGGCCACCCCGATTTATTTATTCAACACCTTTCAAAAGATTTACAGGCCATTGGCAA
It encodes the following:
- a CDS encoding lipoate--protein ligase family protein, which produces MNDHNLPTLYHIALQETSILKQLQIEEALLRTCDQNYMITNTGSSPAIVMGISGKPDELIDLKEAQNLHIPIIKRFSGGGTVVVDDNTLFVSFIFNSAAHPFKPFPQPIMEWSSTLYHSFIPNAMLRENDYVIGNRKFGGNAQYLKKGRWLHHSTLLWDYNPTLMNLLRHPAKTPAYRLARSHEDFITPLKEYLCDRSFFFTSVLKALSQNFTIAPLPLTAIQYRLANEHRQSTQLIPIKKIFF
- a CDS encoding succinate dehydrogenase gives rise to the protein MTTSSTLISQRYIWARVHSLMGLGIVLFLMEHLITNSQAALMIGQDGAGFIRMVNWLHDVPYLHVVEILLIGIPILFHAGFGVYYAVLGRFNSMRSNGSRPIMQYKRNHAYTWQRLTSWILLIGIALHVFYMRFLIYPIESKDNKQTYYLTRMNMDEGLYSLCDRLNVRLFNISAISNEKNALAAMASKMSLVDQKLQEIKHNKLEADHFSFDPESASIYDSLQRFQEKKEWVRSLEERPIDQYQVIAAANSFGTATLLNVRESFKSPIKSSLYTVFVIAAVFHAFNGFWTFLMTWGAILKMGTQHVFTKIALALMILFGFLGLAAIWGSYWINLRS
- the sdhA gene encoding succinate dehydrogenase flavoprotein subunit — encoded protein: MVQNVKKEVIVVGGGLGGLSTAMKLAELGCHVKIVSVTHVKRSHSVCAQGGVNAAMNMRSEHDSPLIHAYETIKGGDFLANQPPVVEMCLTAPKIIQMFDRFGCTFNRSPEGGLDFRRFGGTFYNRTAFAGSSTGQQMLYSLDEQVRRFEALGQIEKFEHHEFMRLVIDDDGLSRGIVMMNLFNLELMLLKADAVVIATGGLGYMFKATTNSTFCTGAANARLYMQGMKYANGEFIQIHPTAIPGYDKLRLMTETLRGGGGRIWVYGDSNKKAINPEGKEVVCGQTGEPWYFLEEFYPDIGNLVPRDIAAREIVKIVSLGLGIDGQKQVYLDVRHFSDELKEKYASVLEIYRKFTGEDPSKVPMKIFPGVHYSMGGAWVDWPAADDPDRFERFRQMTNIRGCFAVGEADYQYHGANRLGGNSLMSCVYGGLVTGIEVNRYLEEAVTKHYSDLTKDCFEAAVAKEQAFKHEILSRNGDENIHLLHDELAHILVRDVTVVRNNKSLEEAIQSIKEIKERYKHITLDDKSTTLNQTYVLANQFKAMLELSLIITKGALLRNEFRGSHYKPEFPNRDDDNWLKTTIAEYDPKQGEPKISYEPVDLRHVEPVERKYVKTHQGIPEFKNMPINIELPI
- the sdhB gene encoding succinate dehydrogenase iron-sulfur subunit, whose product is MKGKFTLKILRGESKKQYFEEFELDRKPLYNMISALMDIQKNPYTKTGEKVEPIVWEMGCLEEVCGSCSMLINGRPRQACTAIIEDILNETNSDTITLAPLSKFSLVRDLFVNREVMFDHLKKVRAWIDTEGSATNGFGPKISQEKQMKMYTLSTCMTCGCCSEACPQVNPKTQFMGPAPISQVRLFNDHPTGQMQKRDRLHALMQEGGIEGCGNSQNCVQVCPKHIPLTESIAVAGRDTTKQLFSDIFSIEDRSE
- a CDS encoding TatD family hydrolase, coding for MITYIDSHLHLSSQAFIDDSEQVIERAKAAGVSRLINICTDVVTLQLGLKLSERYPMIYNAGATTPHDVEALGDKEFDAFEQAARQEKLIAIGETGLDYYYEHAPKKIQQQFLERYLLLAKELHLPVIIHCREAFDDLFSIVASTDPTARILLHCFTGTESEAKRAIEKGWRISFSGIVTFKRSEALRNVLKMVPSEHILIETDAPYLAPQSKRGQRCEPAFLRETLIAVADIKGCSLGEMASVTEKNTLQFFNI
- a CDS encoding MotA/TolQ/ExbB proton channel family protein produces the protein MSSLFILFDAFTHSDSIGKFIFIILFSLSIVTWTILVQKLLLFSKVRRTCAFIWEKLQQPSSNLLQIEAFPNQIPYGHLIHILKQKTTEVLEKRRFFSKEDKVFLSNQDITLIENHLEITTDIELKKLGKNLYVLHTIVSLAPFVGILGTVWGILLSLFEMKSKQGALSNEVIIGGLSTALGTTVIGLLIAIPALIAYNFLKNAHRGFYLDMQDFSHFLLSQLRMQYQKVES
- a CDS encoding biopolymer transporter ExbD, whose amino-acid sequence is MKRLPSSLETESDPINLTPLLDVLFVVLILFMLAAPLLQIDHVKLSNGAPSKESFSDITPQMLKITVSRDNHIQLNNKEIAIPLLIPTLRAIKMKFPTFTPIVYHDEAASFGTYQILKNALEEAGFDEMDIILQAK